In Chloroflexota bacterium, a single genomic region encodes these proteins:
- the serA gene encoding phosphoglycerate dehydrogenase — MAILVTDPIAQDGVDALAAHTTVDVRLGLSREELLGILPDYEGLIVRSETKVTSDVIAAGSNLQVIGRAGVGVDNIDVDAATQRGIVVVNAPAGNTIAVAEHTLGLIIAAARNIPQAAAALREGRWERAKFMGLEIRGKTLGILGLGRIGTEVARRAQGFEMEIVGYDPYVSEEHAERIGVRLVDFDQLLAESDFLTVHVALTDQTEGLIRREQLERMKRTAWVVNCARGGIIHEGDLLAALDTGTIAGAALDVFSVEPAGDNPLVRHPKVVATPHLAASTLEAQVNVAVQLAEQVIAVLEGRPAPFAVNAPPISTESARVLGPYVRLAQALGSVATQLAEGQLRSVEIVYAGEIAEHDTSTLKASVIRGLLEPISEENVTLVNAAIVARNRGLNVTERKSPATETYANLMTVRVETDRASSSVGGTTIEGEPHIVRINEYWVNVVPTSSNVLVTHHVDRPGVIGQVGTILGSMDINISSMQVGRERARGPALMLLSVDDPVPPSVVEKIRGISGLEYVKVVRI; from the coding sequence GTGGCAATCCTGGTCACCGACCCGATTGCGCAGGACGGTGTGGACGCGCTCGCCGCTCACACCACCGTGGACGTTCGGCTTGGCCTCTCCCGCGAGGAGCTCCTCGGCATCCTCCCGGACTATGAAGGACTCATCGTTCGGAGCGAGACCAAGGTCACCAGCGACGTCATAGCCGCCGGTTCGAATCTCCAGGTCATCGGCCGCGCCGGCGTAGGCGTCGACAATATCGACGTAGACGCGGCGACGCAGCGCGGAATCGTCGTCGTGAATGCGCCCGCGGGCAACACGATTGCCGTGGCGGAGCACACACTGGGCCTCATCATCGCCGCCGCGCGAAACATCCCGCAGGCTGCGGCGGCCCTCCGCGAGGGCCGGTGGGAGCGCGCGAAATTCATGGGCCTCGAGATCAGAGGGAAAACGCTGGGCATCCTCGGGCTCGGGCGGATTGGAACGGAGGTAGCCCGCCGCGCCCAGGGATTCGAGATGGAGATCGTAGGGTACGACCCATACGTATCCGAGGAGCACGCCGAGCGCATCGGCGTGCGTCTGGTCGATTTCGACCAACTCCTGGCGGAATCCGACTTCCTCACCGTGCACGTGGCCCTCACGGACCAAACCGAAGGATTGATTCGGCGCGAGCAGCTCGAGCGCATGAAGCGGACTGCGTGGGTTGTCAATTGCGCCCGCGGCGGAATCATCCATGAGGGCGATCTGCTCGCGGCGCTCGACACGGGCACAATCGCCGGTGCGGCCCTGGACGTGTTCTCTGTCGAGCCAGCCGGCGACAATCCCCTCGTTCGGCACCCGAAAGTCGTGGCGACCCCGCACCTCGCCGCCAGCACCCTCGAGGCGCAAGTGAACGTCGCCGTCCAGCTGGCGGAGCAGGTTATCGCGGTCCTCGAAGGTCGGCCAGCCCCGTTCGCGGTCAACGCGCCTCCCATCTCGACGGAAAGCGCGCGGGTGCTCGGCCCATACGTTCGGCTCGCCCAAGCCCTCGGTAGTGTCGCGACGCAGCTCGCTGAGGGGCAGCTTCGCAGCGTGGAGATCGTCTACGCCGGCGAAATCGCGGAGCACGACACCTCGACGCTGAAGGCGTCAGTCATTCGCGGCCTGCTGGAGCCGATTTCCGAAGAGAATGTGACCCTCGTCAACGCGGCGATCGTCGCGCGCAACCGCGGCCTCAACGTCACGGAGCGCAAGAGCCCGGCGACCGAGACCTACGCGAACCTGATGACCGTGCGAGTCGAGACGGACCGGGCAAGCTCTTCGGTCGGCGGCACCACGATCGAAGGCGAACCGCACATCGTGCGGATCAATGAGTACTGGGTCAACGTCGTCCCCACGAGCAGCAACGTGCTAGTGACCCACCACGTCGATCGCCCTGGTGTTATCGGCCAGGTGGGGACCATTCTGGGGAGTATGGACATTAACATCTCATCGATGCAGGTCGGGCGCGAGCGGGCCCGTGGCCCCGCGTTGATGCTGCTCTCTGTCGATGATCCGGTGCCGCCCAGTGTCGTCGAAAAGATCCGGGGGATCTCCGGTCTGGAGTACGTGAAGGTGGTCCGCATCTAA
- a CDS encoding alanine--glyoxylate aminotransferase family protein — protein sequence MNLRIPGPTPLPDNVLAAMKRQMINHRGPEFARVIDEVTRELKYFFQTENDLLILTASGTGAMEAAVVNTLSPGERVMAISIGNFGDRFAEIARRFGLDVVKVEFPAGQAAEPDEIARRLDADPAITSVLLTHNETSTGVTNDLEALAREIKARDKLLIVDAISSVGSIEVKSDEWHLDVVLSGSQKGWMAPPGLAFATMSPLAWERHQKATIPRMYWDFTAAKKYLEHGETPWTPAITVFYALQTSLAMLRKEGRDAVFARHARVAAHCRAGVHSLGLKLFADPKHASNTVTAFYTPEGVNSRDIAKKLEDEFDTVVAIGQGATTTTTMRIGHLGWCSEQDIDAVIDALGKCLNRAPSRPVGAQHTA from the coding sequence ATGAACTTGCGCATACCCGGTCCGACGCCGCTGCCGGACAACGTGCTCGCGGCAATGAAGCGGCAGATGATCAATCATCGTGGGCCGGAGTTTGCGCGGGTCATCGATGAAGTCACTCGAGAGCTGAAGTATTTTTTTCAGACCGAGAATGACCTTTTGATTCTCACAGCGAGCGGAACCGGCGCCATGGAGGCTGCCGTCGTCAACACCCTGTCGCCCGGCGAGCGGGTCATGGCGATCTCCATCGGCAACTTTGGGGATCGATTCGCGGAGATCGCACGCCGCTTCGGGCTGGACGTCGTAAAAGTGGAGTTTCCCGCAGGTCAGGCGGCCGAGCCAGACGAAATCGCCCGACGCCTCGATGCCGATCCCGCGATCACCTCCGTGCTCCTGACCCACAACGAGACCTCTACGGGCGTGACGAACGACCTGGAGGCCCTCGCCCGCGAGATCAAGGCCCGGGACAAGCTGCTCATCGTCGACGCGATCAGCTCGGTGGGGTCGATCGAGGTCAAGAGCGACGAGTGGCACCTCGACGTGGTCCTCAGCGGCTCCCAAAAAGGTTGGATGGCTCCGCCCGGACTTGCCTTCGCGACGATGAGCCCGCTCGCGTGGGAACGCCACCAGAAGGCGACGATTCCACGCATGTACTGGGACTTCACGGCCGCGAAAAAGTATCTCGAACACGGCGAGACGCCGTGGACACCGGCCATTACCGTGTTCTATGCGCTGCAGACCAGCCTCGCCATGCTGAGGAAAGAAGGGCGCGACGCGGTGTTCGCCCGCCACGCTCGGGTGGCCGCACACTGCCGCGCCGGCGTTCACTCTCTCGGGCTGAAACTCTTCGCCGATCCGAAGCACGCGTCCAACACCGTCACTGCCTTCTACACCCCCGAAGGTGTCAATTCGCGCGACATCGCCAAAAAGCTCGAGGATGAGTTCGACACCGTGGTAGCGATAGGCCAGGGCGCTACAACGACGACGACCATGCGCATCGGCCACCTGGGTTGGTGCAGCGAACAGGACATCGACGCTGTTATCGACGCGCTCGGAAAGTGCCTGAACCGAGCGCCATCGAGGCCTGTCGGCGCGCAGCACACCGCGTAG
- a CDS encoding VOC family protein: MAAAPVRGLPTQLSHVAIRVRDLDRAVDFYTHVVGLKLRGRRKGAAFLGIREDASHELALFALPPEAPGPNPEGVGMYHMAWEVPSFEDLEQFHRRLVESGARITGYSDRQCNVMFLDPDGNELEVFWELPRDLAELAEGPGGVALPRLAH; encoded by the coding sequence ATGGCAGCGGCGCCAGTGCGCGGGCTTCCCACGCAATTGAGCCACGTCGCGATCCGGGTACGGGACCTGGACCGCGCGGTCGATTTCTACACCCACGTCGTCGGCCTGAAGCTCCGCGGTCGCCGCAAAGGCGCCGCGTTCCTCGGAATCCGTGAGGACGCATCTCATGAATTGGCGCTCTTCGCTCTTCCACCCGAAGCGCCAGGCCCGAATCCCGAGGGCGTTGGCATGTACCACATGGCCTGGGAGGTGCCCAGCTTCGAGGACCTGGAGCAGTTTCATCGGCGCCTTGTGGAGAGCGGCGCGCGCATCACCGGCTACAGCGATCGGCAGTGCAATGTCATGTTCCTCGATCCGGACGGGAATGAGCTGGAGGTATTCTGGGAGTTGCCCCGGGATTTAGCCGAGCTGGCGGAGGGGCCCGGCGGCGTGGCGCTCCCCCGGCTGGCTCACTGA
- a CDS encoding MFS transporter: MAESASETRPATERVGPFAAFESPGYPFFWLSSVAASMGVQTQTVIGQWQVYALTHSPFQLGLVGLMNVLPIILFGVFGGAYADMADRRKLVALSQVVRIGVVGALGLLTVSGAIEVWHVYVGGLIGSFATAFDQPSRQAMIFSLVPRRHLLNAVTWHNVQRDTSNLVGPAAAGIIMAAVSIGAAYFANALLFVPLIIAMIRLRVGGAPPARPSAAGLLRDGLQFVGQSPVIVTSLALDFCLSFFGAYRGILALYARDILRVGPEGFGFLTSAVAVGGILGSSIVLSLGESKHKGRIQIGAMLVYAGGVGAFGLSTLFPLSLALAGVLGCCDTVAGTMRRSIVQLATPEEMQGRVGALQLIVAQSGPALGSAQAGTMSGMIGGPAALSIGAVVCGTAALAAAMRSRAFREV, encoded by the coding sequence GTGGCGGAGTCCGCGTCAGAGACGCGTCCCGCCACCGAGCGCGTGGGTCCTTTCGCAGCCTTCGAGAGCCCGGGATACCCCTTCTTCTGGCTCAGCTCCGTGGCGGCGAGCATGGGCGTGCAGACCCAGACCGTCATCGGCCAGTGGCAGGTATACGCGCTCACCCATTCGCCGTTCCAGCTTGGTCTGGTAGGGCTCATGAACGTGCTTCCCATCATCCTGTTTGGCGTTTTCGGTGGCGCGTACGCGGACATGGCCGACCGTCGCAAGCTCGTCGCGCTGAGCCAGGTGGTGCGTATCGGAGTCGTGGGTGCGCTCGGGCTGCTTACCGTCAGCGGTGCGATCGAGGTGTGGCACGTGTACGTGGGTGGGTTGATCGGGTCCTTCGCGACGGCATTCGATCAGCCGTCCCGCCAGGCCATGATCTTCTCCCTTGTACCGCGGCGCCACCTCCTCAACGCCGTGACGTGGCACAACGTCCAGCGGGATACGTCGAACCTTGTCGGTCCGGCCGCCGCGGGGATCATCATGGCCGCCGTGAGCATTGGCGCCGCCTATTTCGCGAACGCGCTTCTCTTCGTCCCCCTCATCATCGCCATGATTCGCCTCCGCGTTGGCGGGGCGCCTCCGGCTCGGCCGAGCGCGGCCGGCCTTCTTCGCGATGGTCTGCAATTCGTCGGCCAGTCCCCCGTCATCGTGACTTCCCTGGCGCTGGACTTCTGCCTCAGCTTTTTCGGGGCTTACCGCGGCATTCTCGCTCTCTACGCGCGCGACATCCTGCGCGTAGGGCCGGAGGGATTCGGGTTTCTCACCTCCGCGGTGGCGGTCGGCGGCATCCTCGGGTCGAGCATTGTTCTGAGTCTCGGAGAATCCAAACACAAGGGGCGGATCCAGATCGGCGCGATGCTCGTCTACGCCGGTGGCGTGGGGGCCTTCGGCCTGTCGACCCTGTTTCCTCTGTCCCTCGCGCTCGCCGGCGTGCTCGGGTGTTGCGATACGGTCGCGGGCACGATGCGGCGCAGCATCGTCCAGCTCGCGACGCCCGAAGAGATGCAGGGACGGGTGGGCGCGCTGCAGCTCATCGTTGCACAGAGCGGCCCGGCGCTGGGAAGCGCGCAGGCCGGCACGATGTCGGGCATGATCGGCGGGCCGGCAGCGTTGAGTATCGGAGCCGTGGTGTGCGGCACCGCCGCGCTCGCGGCGGCGATGCGGAGCCGCGCGTTTCGTGAGGTGTGA
- a CDS encoding adenine phosphoribosyltransferase, with translation MNLAARIRDIPNFPVDGILFKDITTLLKDPAAYRDAIDQLYHGVRELRPDVVVGMESRGFIFAAPLAYLLNVGFVPVRKLGKLPADTLSVEYELEYGTNTLEIHRDAILEGQRVLIVDDLLATGGTVSATVDLVRQLGGTVVGTAFLIELTDLCGRAHLDGHPVISVITF, from the coding sequence TTGAACCTTGCCGCCAGAATTCGTGACATCCCAAACTTCCCGGTTGACGGGATCCTGTTCAAGGACATCACGACGCTTCTCAAAGACCCCGCCGCGTATCGCGACGCCATCGACCAGCTCTATCACGGGGTGCGCGAGCTGCGGCCCGACGTCGTCGTCGGGATGGAATCGCGCGGCTTCATCTTCGCGGCGCCCCTCGCGTACCTGCTCAACGTCGGATTCGTTCCGGTGCGAAAGCTCGGAAAGCTACCGGCCGACACGCTGAGCGTGGAGTACGAGCTGGAGTATGGGACGAACACCCTCGAGATTCACCGCGATGCAATTTTGGAAGGGCAGCGCGTGCTGATCGTCGATGACCTGCTCGCCACCGGGGGCACGGTTTCCGCGACCGTCGACCTCGTGCGGCAGCTGGGCGGCACGGTCGTTGGGACGGCGTTCTTGATCGAGCTGACCGACCTTTGTGGACGCGCCCATCTCGATGGCCACCCCGTGATCAGCGTGATCACCTTCTGA
- the mtnA gene encoding S-methyl-5-thioribose-1-phosphate isomerase, whose protein sequence is MSDVRTIARRGTTVELIDQTQLPSAMVTVTCQTHEDLCAAIRSMRIRGAPALGVAAAYAMALGSEGAPEQPELFLNHMTAVADEIRATRPTAVNLFWGVERALKAARTVGDRGAPSTRAALWALADHLAEEDVATNRRLGDHGAALVPDGARVLTHCNAGALATVGWGTALGVIRSAVQQGTNLHVFVDETRPFLQGARLTAWELAQDQIPYTLITDNMAGHFMARGEIDLCIVGADRIAACGDVANKIGTYALAVLAQAHGIPFYVAAPTTTIDLSIETGSEIPIEERDPSEVVAFHGVRVAPDGAAARHPAFDVTPSRYVTAIITEAGIARSPYEEALAWAVNTAASASS, encoded by the coding sequence ATGAGCGACGTCCGGACGATCGCTCGGCGTGGCACAACGGTAGAGCTGATCGATCAGACACAGCTCCCGTCTGCCATGGTCACCGTGACCTGTCAAACGCACGAGGATCTCTGCGCCGCCATTCGCAGCATGCGAATTCGGGGCGCCCCCGCGCTCGGCGTCGCGGCGGCGTATGCCATGGCGCTGGGAAGCGAAGGCGCGCCGGAGCAGCCGGAGCTATTCCTCAACCACATGACCGCCGTGGCCGACGAGATTCGGGCCACGCGCCCCACGGCGGTCAATCTCTTCTGGGGTGTCGAGCGGGCGCTCAAAGCGGCGCGAACGGTTGGTGACCGCGGCGCCCCCAGCACGCGCGCAGCGCTCTGGGCCCTCGCGGACCACCTCGCCGAAGAGGACGTGGCCACGAATCGTCGCCTCGGCGACCACGGGGCAGCGCTCGTTCCCGACGGTGCCCGCGTCCTCACGCACTGCAACGCCGGCGCGCTCGCGACGGTTGGGTGGGGCACCGCCCTGGGCGTGATCCGTTCCGCGGTTCAGCAGGGAACGAACCTGCACGTGTTCGTAGATGAGACGCGACCATTCCTGCAGGGCGCACGGTTGACGGCTTGGGAGCTGGCCCAGGACCAGATTCCATACACCTTGATCACCGACAACATGGCCGGCCACTTCATGGCGCGTGGCGAGATCGACCTGTGCATCGTCGGTGCCGACCGGATCGCCGCCTGCGGCGACGTAGCCAACAAGATCGGTACGTATGCGTTGGCGGTGCTGGCACAGGCCCATGGGATCCCGTTCTACGTGGCGGCTCCGACCACCACGATCGATCTCAGCATCGAGACCGGCTCGGAGATCCCGATCGAGGAGCGCGATCCGTCGGAAGTGGTGGCCTTCCACGGCGTTCGCGTCGCGCCTGATGGGGCCGCGGCGCGACATCCCGCCTTCGACGTGACCCCGAGTCGATATGTGACCGCCATCATTACGGAAGCCGGGATCGCGCGGTCGCCGTACGAAGAGGCCCTCGCCTGGGCCGTCAACACAGCCGCGAGCGCGTCCTCATGA
- a CDS encoding S-methyl-5'-thioadenosine phosphorylase encodes MMARESVAEIGVFGGSGFYSLLEHAVERTVNTPYGHTSDRVSIGEIAGRRVAFMPRHGVGHRFPAHRVNYRANVWAMWQLGVSRILGPCAAGSLQPGIRPGDFVVCDQFVDRTSGRADTFYDGPLSVHISAADPYCSELRALACDVGRSLGITVHDHGTVVVIQGPRFSTRAESQWFTRMGWEVINMTQYPEAILARELEICYLNVSLITDWDVGLEGVSDVQPVTVEEVIRVFNANNERVKALIHELVPRIPRARKCACGSALQGAVIG; translated from the coding sequence ATGATGGCGCGCGAGTCCGTTGCGGAGATCGGCGTCTTTGGAGGATCCGGCTTTTACAGCTTGCTGGAGCACGCCGTTGAGCGCACCGTGAATACGCCGTACGGGCATACGAGCGACCGGGTCTCCATCGGAGAGATCGCCGGTCGTCGGGTCGCCTTCATGCCGCGCCACGGCGTCGGCCATCGGTTCCCTGCCCACCGCGTTAACTATCGGGCGAACGTGTGGGCGATGTGGCAGCTCGGCGTGAGCCGTATTCTCGGGCCGTGCGCCGCCGGCAGCCTCCAACCGGGGATTCGCCCGGGCGATTTCGTCGTGTGTGACCAGTTCGTCGACCGGACGTCCGGTCGAGCCGATACCTTCTACGATGGTCCACTCTCGGTGCACATCAGCGCGGCGGACCCGTACTGCTCCGAGCTCCGAGCACTCGCGTGCGACGTGGGGCGGTCGCTGGGAATCACGGTGCACGATCACGGGACCGTCGTGGTGATCCAGGGCCCGCGGTTCAGCACGCGCGCGGAAAGCCAGTGGTTTACGCGGATGGGCTGGGAGGTGATCAACATGACCCAGTACCCGGAGGCGATCCTCGCGCGCGAGCTGGAGATCTGTTACCTAAACGTGTCGCTCATCACCGACTGGGACGTTGGACTGGAAGGGGTCAGCGACGTCCAGCCGGTCACCGTCGAGGAGGTGATCCGCGTGTTCAATGCGAACAACGAGCGGGTCAAGGCGTTGATCCACGAGCTGGTGCCGCGAATTCCCCGGGCGCGCAAGTGCGCCTGTGGCTCGGCGCTGCAAGGAGCCGTCATTGGGTGA
- a CDS encoding PfkB family carbohydrate kinase: protein MPDALPALVVGSLGLDSLTTPFGSVTDVLGGTTSYFSLAASIYTDVQLVAVVGSDFPDAYRSIFEERRIDLRGLQVREGRTFRWAGQYRYDMNVAETLDTQLNVFADFHPSLPDDYRQTEYVFLANIQPTLQLEVLTQIRSPKLVVMDSMNLWIETARDNLTEVMRRADIVLLNDSEVRQYTRTANLIAAGRAILQLGPRAVVIKKGEHGALLISQDDGVFVAPAFPQEDVQDPTGAGDSFAGGFVGYLASRDDTSPEAIRRAIIHGSAIASFTVEDFSVRRLQQLTSAEVLERYATFRNLTRFVDEGLEVGA, encoded by the coding sequence ATGCCTGATGCTCTCCCGGCTCTGGTGGTGGGATCGCTCGGCCTCGACAGCCTCACCACGCCGTTTGGCTCGGTGACCGACGTCCTCGGGGGAACGACGTCGTACTTCTCCCTCGCGGCCAGCATCTACACGGACGTGCAGCTCGTCGCGGTCGTGGGAAGCGACTTCCCCGACGCGTATCGAAGCATATTCGAAGAACGTCGGATCGACCTGCGCGGCCTGCAGGTTCGTGAGGGAAGAACATTTCGTTGGGCCGGGCAATACCGATACGACATGAACGTCGCGGAGACGCTGGACACGCAGCTCAACGTCTTCGCCGATTTCCACCCCAGCCTACCGGATGACTATCGCCAGACTGAGTATGTCTTCCTGGCCAACATTCAGCCCACCCTTCAGCTCGAAGTGCTCACCCAGATCCGGAGCCCGAAGCTCGTGGTCATGGATTCGATGAACCTCTGGATCGAGACGGCGCGAGATAACCTGACCGAGGTGATGCGTCGAGCTGACATCGTTCTTCTCAACGACAGTGAGGTGCGGCAGTACACGAGGACCGCCAACCTCATCGCCGCGGGCCGCGCGATTCTCCAGCTCGGGCCGCGGGCAGTGGTGATTAAGAAAGGCGAGCATGGCGCCCTGTTGATCTCCCAGGATGACGGCGTATTCGTGGCGCCCGCCTTTCCCCAGGAGGACGTGCAGGACCCGACCGGCGCGGGCGATTCCTTCGCGGGCGGGTTCGTCGGGTATCTCGCCAGTCGTGACGACACGTCGCCTGAAGCGATTCGGCGCGCTATCATTCACGGCTCCGCGATCGCATCCTTTACCGTCGAGGACTTCAGCGTTCGGCGTCTGCAGCAGCTCACCAGCGCCGAGGTCCTCGAGCGCTACGCGACGTTCCGCAATTTGACGCGATTCGTCGACGAAGGGCTTGAAGTTGGGGCCTGA
- the ahcY gene encoding adenosylhomocysteinase: protein MTTTPADFDIRDLSLAEQGRLRIEWADSQMPVLRAIRERFAQEKPLNGIRLSACLHVTSETANLAITLKAGGANVRLCASNPLSTNDEVAASLVADHHIPTFAIKGEDETTYYAHLDGAVREPPQISMDDGADLVTLLHTKRSDLLTNIIGGTEETTTGVIRLKSMEANGVLRYPIVAVNQADTKHLFDNRYGTGQSTIDGILRATNVLLAGRNVVICGYGWCGRGVASRARGMGANTIVTEVDPTRAIEAAMDGNRVMPIAEAARIGDIFVTTTGNIHAIGIAHLRAMKDGAIVANAGHFNVEIDIDAMEKEAARRQVRPFVEEFTFPNGHRVFLLGDGRLINLAAAEGHPAAVMDMSFANQALCAEYMVKHASQLERKVYDVPVAIDREIARLKLRSMGMEIDELTAEQRNYLESWEMGT, encoded by the coding sequence TTGACAACGACGCCGGCCGATTTTGATATTCGGGACCTCTCCCTCGCTGAGCAGGGGCGTTTGCGGATCGAATGGGCGGACTCCCAGATGCCCGTGCTGCGGGCGATTCGCGAGCGCTTCGCCCAGGAGAAGCCCCTCAACGGCATCCGCCTCTCCGCTTGCCTCCACGTTACGTCGGAGACCGCGAACCTCGCCATTACGCTCAAGGCGGGCGGCGCGAACGTCCGCCTGTGCGCCAGCAATCCGCTCTCGACCAACGACGAAGTGGCCGCGTCGCTCGTGGCCGATCACCATATCCCGACGTTCGCTATCAAGGGCGAGGATGAGACGACCTACTACGCGCACCTGGACGGCGCCGTCCGCGAGCCCCCGCAGATCTCCATGGATGACGGCGCCGACCTGGTCACCTTGCTCCACACCAAGCGGTCTGACCTGCTGACCAACATCATCGGCGGCACCGAGGAAACGACAACCGGGGTCATCCGACTCAAGAGCATGGAAGCGAACGGTGTCCTGCGATATCCCATCGTGGCCGTGAACCAGGCGGATACCAAGCATCTGTTCGACAATCGATACGGCACCGGGCAGAGCACGATCGACGGCATCCTTCGTGCCACGAATGTGCTCCTCGCTGGCCGGAACGTCGTCATCTGCGGGTACGGATGGTGCGGGCGGGGCGTCGCGTCGCGAGCGCGCGGTATGGGCGCGAATACCATCGTGACCGAAGTCGACCCCACGCGCGCGATCGAAGCGGCGATGGATGGGAACCGCGTGATGCCGATCGCCGAGGCCGCGCGGATCGGGGACATCTTCGTCACCACGACGGGCAACATTCACGCCATCGGCATTGCGCACCTCCGCGCGATGAAAGATGGCGCAATCGTCGCGAACGCCGGGCACTTCAACGTCGAGATCGACATCGATGCGATGGAAAAGGAAGCCGCGAGGCGCCAGGTTCGACCGTTTGTGGAGGAGTTCACGTTCCCGAATGGGCATCGCGTGTTCCTGCTGGGCGATGGTCGACTCATCAATCTCGCGGCGGCCGAGGGTCACCCGGCGGCGGTGATGGACATGAGCTTCGCGAACCAGGCCCTCTGCGCCGAATACATGGTGAAGCACGCCAGCCAGCTGGAACGCAAGGTGTATGACGTGCCGGTCGCAATCGATCGCGAGATCGCGCGGCTCAAGCTGCGGAGCATGGGAATGGAGATCGACGAGCTCACAGCGGAGCAGCGAAACTATCTGGAATCGTGGGAGATGGGTACATGA
- the metK gene encoding methionine adenosyltransferase, which translates to MTTTFMSSPRLLFTSESVTEGHPDKLCDQVSDAILDAILERDPFGRVAAEAATTTGLMVVMGEITTSAQIDFQDVVRSTILEAGYTDAEYGFDGNTCAVMVSVKRQSPDIAMGVNAALETRVGRESDEGDEIGAGDQGMMIGFACNETPELMPMPIAFAHRLTRRLAEVRKTGILPWVRTDGKSQVTVEYNHGIPKRVDTVVISTQHAPSVTNDEIRKQVIEQVIRPCLPEEMLQGTKFLVNPTGRFVIGGPMGDAGLTGRKIIVDTYGGMARHGGGAFSGKDPTKVDRSSAYAARYVAKNIVAAGLADRMEVQLAYAIGVAKPVSICCETFGTHHVPEPEIDRLVRECFDLRPAKILENLRLRRPIYRKTAAYGHFGRTDIDAPWEETDKADQLRELAGLGKSPVKVG; encoded by the coding sequence ATGACCACCACATTTATGTCGTCGCCTCGACTGCTGTTCACGTCCGAGTCCGTGACGGAGGGGCACCCGGACAAACTCTGCGATCAGGTCTCGGACGCGATCCTCGACGCGATCCTCGAGCGGGATCCGTTCGGTCGGGTGGCGGCGGAGGCCGCGACGACGACCGGGCTCATGGTGGTCATGGGCGAGATCACCACCTCTGCCCAGATCGATTTCCAGGACGTGGTGCGCTCCACCATCCTCGAAGCTGGCTACACGGACGCCGAGTACGGGTTCGACGGGAACACCTGCGCGGTGATGGTCTCCGTAAAGCGCCAATCTCCTGACATCGCGATGGGGGTCAATGCCGCGCTGGAGACCCGGGTTGGCCGAGAGTCCGACGAGGGCGACGAGATCGGCGCCGGTGACCAGGGCATGATGATCGGATTCGCGTGCAATGAGACGCCCGAGCTGATGCCCATGCCCATCGCATTCGCCCATCGGCTCACGCGTCGCCTCGCCGAGGTGCGAAAGACCGGCATCTTGCCGTGGGTGCGCACCGACGGAAAGTCTCAAGTGACGGTGGAGTACAACCACGGGATCCCGAAGCGCGTCGATACCGTCGTGATCTCCACACAGCACGCCCCGAGTGTGACAAACGACGAGATTCGGAAGCAGGTGATCGAGCAGGTCATCCGGCCCTGTCTCCCCGAGGAGATGCTTCAGGGCACGAAGTTCCTCGTCAATCCGACAGGACGGTTCGTGATTGGCGGACCGATGGGAGACGCTGGTCTGACCGGCCGGAAGATCATCGTCGACACGTATGGCGGGATGGCACGCCACGGGGGCGGCGCGTTTTCGGGCAAGGATCCGACGAAGGTGGACCGATCAAGCGCGTACGCGGCGCGGTACGTCGCCAAGAATATTGTCGCGGCGGGGCTCGCGGATCGCATGGAGGTTCAGCTTGCCTACGCCATCGGCGTGGCGAAGCCCGTGTCGATTTGCTGCGAGACGTTCGGCACGCATCACGTTCCGGAGCCGGAAATCGATCGCCTCGTCCGTGAATGTTTCGACCTTCGGCCTGCGAAGATCCTCGAAAACCTCCGCCTGCGGCGCCCGATCTACCGAAAGACCGCCGCATATGGCCACTTCGGCCGGACGGACATCGACGCGCCGTGGGAGGAGACGGACAAGGCGGATCAGCTTCGCGAGCTGGCGGGTCTGGGCAAGAGCCCGGTCAAGGTCGGCTAA